A window of Pedobacter lusitanus contains these coding sequences:
- a CDS encoding class I lanthipeptide, producing the protein MKTPKSLLNLNKRTIVKLNTEQMKYIAGGRPQARETFDTTMMTTGTPGTVVVLTIHNNF; encoded by the coding sequence ATGAAAACGCCAAAATCACTCCTCAACCTTAATAAAAGAACTATTGTCAAACTTAACACTGAGCAGATGAAATATATTGCAGGTGGCAGACCTCAGGCACGTGAAACCTTCGATACTACAATGATGACCACTGGAACTCCTGGTACTGTCGTAGTCTTAACAATTCACAATAATTTTTAA